The following DNA comes from Anopheles coustani chromosome 2, idAnoCousDA_361_x.2, whole genome shotgun sequence.
GGCAGCTGCCAGATACGAAACCAACATCATCGAAGAGAATGCATCGAACGTGCGTAGCTGTACTTTTGCTGGGACTTTTCCTGTTCGCTACCATCGTGCGAGGAAGTTCCTACAGCAATGGTGTATCGACATCCAAGCAAAGCTATTTCTTCGGTGCCAAAGATGTGACGGATATTCTATGCTTTTCCAAGACGCTAGTGAAGGGCTCAAACTTGCCACAGGATGTCTCCTTCACAAACCCTACAGCGGTAAGTATCTCAATTTGTTTGGAAAGTTTGATTGAGCAATTGCTTCATTACActctttttattaatttcttgTATAACCGTTCCAGGGTAAGAATATAAAATTCGTTACTTTCGCCGCCGATCGATACTCTTCAAAAGGATTTACAGCGGACATCTCTTCTGGAGCCGTCGGAACGACGTCCATCACCATTCGATTAAACGGGAAGTCTATTTTACCGTACGCTATCGAAGCAAAGTTCTACTGTGTAAAGTAATAGagtgaaataaatcaaaatattacGTTTTAGTTAGTATGTTAATCAAAATGGCGTTTTGAAATATACTTAtctgtatatttttattttgtcttaCCGCAatcataaaaagaaagaaatttattgaatttttaaataacactAACTATAATATATTCAACGGATTCAATTAAGCATATTATTGATACAACTCAGGTATTTCATTTCAGATACATATTTATCGGAAGTAAATAGTACACTCATGCACCCATACagcatttttatatatttttttaaaacctctTTAAACGGCTATATTTTTACTATAATTAGAAAAGGAtggtaattttaaaatgtttcgttcAGTAATCCTTCCGTTACGTTTTTGTTTAATGGATGACAACATCTGGTAAAtatgttaaatttttattaattcatcTTCGAATTAAATTGTCtattttgcatgttttgtGTTAAGCAAAATGTCATCGCATTTATATCTCGTTGAAAAtcagaaaacatttttaagctGTTAAGATGTAGTTGATAATGGTAGAGGATAGTGTGATGTTTCTGAAACTGAACAACCAAATTGACGGATATGCATATTTTCTAttcagttatttaaaaaaaacggagaaagatatttaaacaaacaagcaaaatagCCACAATGCAATGCATTTAAGAATTGTGAAACTTGCGGGTATCAGAGTTCCGTGTGGATAATCTCTTTCATGAATGGCTGTAACTGCAATTGCCAAAT
Coding sequences within:
- the LOC131266189 gene encoding uncharacterized protein LOC131266189 — translated: MHRTCVAVLLLGLFLFATIVRGSSYSNGVSTSKQSYFFGAKDVTDILCFSKTLVKGSNLPQDVSFTNPTAGKNIKFVTFAADRYSSKGFTADISSGAVGTTSITIRLNGKSILPYAIEAKFYCVK